AAGAAAGCATCTTCAGCAAACGTTATCATTATAGATTTAACCATAGAAAATTTAATGCGTATTTTTAAAAGATTACAGATGCACGAAACTTATTTATTGGATGAACTTGGTAATATATTACTTAATAGTAATATTTCAAAGATAATTAATCATAATAAGATACCAACATATGGGCTAACCGCACATGAATTAGCTGCTGTTATTAATGGAGGTGTAAAAGAATATAAAAATAAAGACGGCGAAGAAATCATCGGTGCCTATTCAAAAGTGCAAATCGGACGCATGACAGTATTAGCACAGATAGAAAAACGCCAGGCACTAGCCGCAAATCGAAAACTTATTGAACGTTCGCTTATGTTTGCTGGTATTATTTTACTAGCAGCCTTTATTGCTAGTATAATTTTCTCAAGATTAATAACCTCACCAATTCGTAAACTAACGCGAGCAAGTAAAAAAGTTGGAGAGGGTAATTATAATATTGATGTTAACATACACTCACGTGATGAGATTGGTGATTTAAGTCGTTCTTTTATGCAAATGGCAAAATCACTCAAAGAAGCACAACACCAATTAGTGCAATCTGAAAAACTAGCAGCCTTTGGAAGACTTGGTGCTGGCATAACTCATGAAGTTAAAAATCCACTTACTGGTATTATCGGTTTCGCGCAAATTGCCCAACGTATGGTAAAGAAAGACAAAGAAAAAGCCGAACAATTATTAAAAAAGATCGAATACGAAGGTAATCATTGCCAAGAAATTTTATCTAATTTTTTAAAATTTGCACATGCTGATAATGAAGTGATAATGCAAAAGATTGATTTTAATTATGTTGTGAAAGAAGCTGAACAAGTATTTAGACATACTTTAAGCGTACAAAAAGTGCAGATACATATAGCGTTAGCAAAAGAGAAGTTAATAATTTTAGGAAATGTAAACCAATTAGAGCAAGTATTATTAAACTTAGCAATTAATGCACAACAAGCAATGCCAAACGGCGGAAATGTATATATAACTACAGAATTAACCAATAATGAATTTGTTTTATGCACTGTTGCTGATGATGGCCCGGGTATAGCAGAGAATATAATAAATAAAATATTTGATCCATTTGTAACAACAAAACCGGTTGGTCAAGGAACAGGGCTGGGCCTTTCAATTTGTAATCGTATTATTCACGACCATAAAGGTATAATAAATGTAACATCAGAGATTGGTAAAGGAGCAACGTTTTATATTCGTATACCCGCATTAAAAAACGAGTTAAAACGTGGGTAATAGTATTACTATCACCAGCATTTTAGCTGAATACGATGAGCTAGTATTGCTAAACCAAGCTCCAGCTATTGAGGAATTTGCTTTACGGTTTCCGAAATTTCCTACTTTAGCTAATCGATTATGGGATTTAGAACAAATATAAATATATTGCGTAAAACAATGATAATTTTGATATTTGGGCTACTCACAGCATTAGGATTAGAACATTGGCAACGAGTTAAAATTACCAAAGAATATAATCAGCAAAATATTAACGCCGCTATGAGTTTATTAAACTGGTCGTTATTGCAAGCCGAACCAAGACTAAAAAATTGTATCAATTATCGAACGGTGCCTTATGTAGTGCCGAGAATACATATTAAGGTTATAATATTTGCTGAAAAAATACTTAGTGTTAATATTTCACCACGAAATGGTCTGCTGACTAATAGCACAAGAGATTGTATTAAGAAAAATATAATAAATATAAACATGCCGGGTATTGGATTTACAACTCCAATTGTATTAGAAAAAAATATTGAAATACCATTTGATGATGTATTAACGATGCCTCAATAGCGTTACCAATTTAGCACGGCTTCTAGCTACCTGTTTACGAGCAGCTTCAGCACTAATATTAAAAACTTCACCAATTTCAGCATGAGTGTGGCCTTGATAATGCAATATTAAACATTGAGCTTGTTGATCAGATAATTGATCAAGCACATATTCTAATTGCTTAAGACGTCGATTTTCATCTAGCCAAGTTTCTGGTGAACAATTAGGAAATTTTACAAGGTCTTCATCGATTAAAACTTCATAATTTGCATTACGACGTTGGGCATTTTGAAAACGTGATATATCTATAATAGCATCTGAAACTAAGCGACGAAGCCAAGAGATAAACGCGCTTTTACTTTGCCATTGAAAATCGCCTAGGGAGCCAAGAATTTTTAAAGCCACATTTTGTTCTATATCGCTAGTATCTTCGCGTAATTTAAGTTTTGAGCCAAGTCGTGATCTTATGGTTCTTCTAATAAAGTAACGATAACGAATAAGTAAGGATTGCTGAGCATCGCGATCACCA
The DNA window shown above is from Deltaproteobacteria bacterium and carries:
- a CDS encoding sigma-70 family RNA polymerase sigma factor; the protein is MQVISLPSPCTPTSSALLENLVMRAINGDRDAQQSLLIRYRYFIRRTIRSRLGSKLKLREDTSDIEQNVALKILGSLGDFQWQSKSAFISWLRRLVSDAIIDISRFQNAQRRNANYEVLIDEDLVKFPNCSPETWLDENRRLKQLEYVLDQLSDQQAQCLILHYQGHTHAEIGEVFNISAEAARKQVARSRAKLVTLLRHR
- a CDS encoding HAMP domain-containing protein, coding for KKASSANVIIIDLTIENLMRIFKRLQMHETYLLDELGNILLNSNISKIINHNKIPTYGLTAHELAAVINGGVKEYKNKDGEEIIGAYSKVQIGRMTVLAQIEKRQALAANRKLIERSLMFAGIILLAAFIASIIFSRLITSPIRKLTRASKKVGEGNYNIDVNIHSRDEIGDLSRSFMQMAKSLKEAQHQLVQSEKLAAFGRLGAGITHEVKNPLTGIIGFAQIAQRMVKKDKEKAEQLLKKIEYEGNHCQEILSNFLKFAHADNEVIMQKIDFNYVVKEAEQVFRHTLSVQKVQIHIALAKEKLIILGNVNQLEQVLLNLAINAQQAMPNGGNVYITTELTNNEFVLCTVADDGPGIAENIINKIFDPFVTTKPVGQGTGLGLSICNRIIHDHKGIINVTSEIGKGATFYIRIPALKNELKRG